From the genome of Xyrauchen texanus isolate HMW12.3.18 chromosome 22, RBS_HiC_50CHRs, whole genome shotgun sequence, one region includes:
- the LOC127662307 gene encoding uncharacterized protein LOC127662307 isoform X6: MVGYYSAPIPVSMAGQHPCLLICDCAEWAVKITEDIVTHQKVILHTRHQILKLLTNTRLGSISNQRRAKWETTLLSKNVDINIDIESAINPASLLPEEGTAHNCARLIETDSQSPLQSEPLSDAMKLFVDGSSFHEQGKGFNGWAVVNEHGETVDCGSLSGGGAQVAELVALTRALQYGQGKRVNVYTDSRYAYGAVHDFGPVWRRRGFLTTAGLPISHQQQMG; encoded by the exons atggtaggctATTACTcagctcctattcctgtttcaatggcaggacagcatccgtgcctgttgatatgcgactgtgcagagtgggccgtaaagattacagaggacattgtgactcatcagaaggtgatactgcacactagacaccagattttgaaactgttaacaaacactcgtttaggctctatctctaatcaaagacgagctaaatgggagaccactctcttgagtaaaaatgtggatataaatattgacattgaatctgctatcaaccctgcctccttacttccagaagaaggaactgcacacaactgtgcccgactgatcgagacggacagccagagccctcttcaatctgaaccactttctgatgccatgaagttgttcgtggatggttccagctttcatgaacagggaaaaggTTTCAACGGCTGGGcggttgtaaatgaacatggtgaaactgttgactgtggttctctttcaggaggaggggctcaagtggccgagctggtcgcattgacacgagcattgcagtatggccaggggaaacgagtcaatgtttacactgacagccgttatgcatatggtgcggttcatgacttcggccctgtgtggagacgcagaggatttctaaccactgccggtctgccgatctctcatcaacagcag atgggttga
- the LOC127662307 gene encoding uncharacterized protein LOC127662307 isoform X3 yields MVGYYSAPIPVSMAGQHPCLLICDCAEWAVKITEDIVTHQKVILHTRHQILKLLTNTRLGSISNQRRAKWETTLLSKNVDINIDIESAINPASLLPEEGTAHNCARLIETDSQSPLQSEPLSDAMKLFVDGSSFHEQGKGFNGWAVVNEHGETVDCGSLSGGGAQVAELVALTRALQYGQGKRVNVYTDSRYAYGAVHDFGPVWRRRGFLTTAGLPISHQQQVKELMNACDLPATGAVIKVTGHATDNSPEATGNRAADTAARDAATRTETCVSVMALAPQESETPRDIFKLYDEDDPEEIEQWTKLGAQKNAEGLWKCNKRFVCPVSARTELMSLYHGLAHAGPEKLHAMISKTWWWPRLRASCNDFYGLRHFH; encoded by the exons atggtaggctATTACTcagctcctattcctgtttcaatggcaggacagcatccgtgcctgttgatatgcgactgtgcagagtgggccgtaaagattacagaggacattgtgactcatcagaaggtgatactgcacactagacaccagattttgaaactgttaacaaacactcgtttaggctctatctctaatcaaagacgagctaaatgggagaccactctcttgagtaaaaatgtggatataaatattgacattgaatctgctatcaaccctgcctccttacttccagaagaaggaactgcacacaactgtgcccgactgatcgagacggacagccagagccctcttcaatctgaaccactttctgatgccatgaagttgttcgtggatggttccagctttcatgaacagggaaaaggTTTCAACGGCTGGGcggttgtaaatgaacatggtgaaactgttgactgtggttctctttcaggaggaggggctcaagtggccgagctggtcgcattgacacgagcattgcagtatggccaggggaaacgagtcaatgtttacactgacagccgttatgcatatggtgcggttcatgacttcggccctgtgtggagacgcagaggatttctaaccactgccggtctgccgatctctcatcaacagcaggtaaaagaacttatgaatgcctgtgatcttcctgcaacaggagcagttatcaaagtcactggacatgcaacggacaattctcctgaggccacaggaaaccgagctgctgacacagctgccagagatgctgcaacacggactgagacttgcgtgagtgttatggctcttgctcctcaggagagtgagacccccagagacatttttaaactctatgatgaggatgaccctgaagagatagaacaatggacaaaattaggagcgcagaaaaatgcagaaggactgtggaaatgtaataagcgttttgtttgtcctgtttctgctagaactgaactaatgtctttgtatcatggtttggcacatgcaggtcctgaaaaactacatgcaatgatttccaaaacctggtggtggccacgactgagggcttcttgcaatgattttt atgggttgaggcatttccactga
- the LOC127662307 gene encoding uncharacterized protein LOC127662307 isoform X2, with the protein MVGYYSAPIPVSMAGQHPCLLICDCAEWAVKITEDIVTHQKVILHTRHQILKLLTNTRLGSISNQRRAKWETTLLSKNVDINIDIESAINPASLLPEEGTAHNCARLIETDSQSPLQSEPLSDAMKLFVDGSSFHEQGKGFNGWAVVNEHGETVDCGSLSGGGAQVAELVALTRALQYGQGKRVNVYTDSRYAYGAVHDFGPVWRRRGFLTTAGLPISHQQQVKELMNACDLPATGAVIKVTGHATDNSPEATGNRAADTAARDAATRTETCVSVMALAPQESETPRDIFKLYDEDDPEEIEQWTKLGAQKNAEGLWKCNKRFVCPVSARTELMSLYHGLAHAGPEKLHAMISKTWWWPRLRASCNDFCKRCLVCLNMG; encoded by the exons atggtaggctATTACTcagctcctattcctgtttcaatggcaggacagcatccgtgcctgttgatatgcgactgtgcagagtgggccgtaaagattacagaggacattgtgactcatcagaaggtgatactgcacactagacaccagattttgaaactgttaacaaacactcgtttaggctctatctctaatcaaagacgagctaaatgggagaccactctcttgagtaaaaatgtggatataaatattgacattgaatctgctatcaaccctgcctccttacttccagaagaaggaactgcacacaactgtgcccgactgatcgagacggacagccagagccctcttcaatctgaaccactttctgatgccatgaagttgttcgtggatggttccagctttcatgaacagggaaaaggTTTCAACGGCTGGGcggttgtaaatgaacatggtgaaactgttgactgtggttctctttcaggaggaggggctcaagtggccgagctggtcgcattgacacgagcattgcagtatggccaggggaaacgagtcaatgtttacactgacagccgttatgcatatggtgcggttcatgacttcggccctgtgtggagacgcagaggatttctaaccactgccggtctgccgatctctcatcaacagcaggtaaaagaacttatgaatgcctgtgatcttcctgcaacaggagcagttatcaaagtcactggacatgcaacggacaattctcctgaggccacaggaaaccgagctgctgacacagctgccagagatgctgcaacacggactgagacttgcgtgagtgttatggctcttgctcctcaggagagtgagacccccagagacatttttaaactctatgatgaggatgaccctgaagagatagaacaatggacaaaattaggagcgcagaaaaatgcagaaggactgtggaaatgtaataagcgttttgtttgtcctgtttctgctagaactgaactaatgtctttgtatcatggtttggcacatgcaggtcctgaaaaactacatgcaatgatttccaaaacctggtggtggccacgactgagggcttcttgcaatgatttttgtaagagatgtctagtatgccttaac atgggttga
- the LOC127662307 gene encoding uncharacterized protein LOC127662307 isoform X4 produces MVGYYSAPIPVSMAGQHPCLLICDCAEWAVKITEDIVTHQKVILHTRHQILKLLTNTRLGSISNQRRAKWETTLLSKNVDINIDIESAINPASLLPEEGTAHNCARLIETDSQSPLQSEPLSDAMKLFVDGSSFHEQGKGFNGWAVVNEHGETVDCGSLSGGGAQVAELVALTRALQYGQGKRVNVYTDSRYAYGAVHDFGPVWRRRGFLTTAGLPISHQQQVKELMNACDLPATGAVIKVTGHATDNSPEATGNRAADTAARDAATRTETCVSVMALAPQESETPRDIFKLYDEDDPEEIEQWTKLGAQKNAEGLWKYGLRHFH; encoded by the exons atggtaggctATTACTcagctcctattcctgtttcaatggcaggacagcatccgtgcctgttgatatgcgactgtgcagagtgggccgtaaagattacagaggacattgtgactcatcagaaggtgatactgcacactagacaccagattttgaaactgttaacaaacactcgtttaggctctatctctaatcaaagacgagctaaatgggagaccactctcttgagtaaaaatgtggatataaatattgacattgaatctgctatcaaccctgcctccttacttccagaagaaggaactgcacacaactgtgcccgactgatcgagacggacagccagagccctcttcaatctgaaccactttctgatgccatgaagttgttcgtggatggttccagctttcatgaacagggaaaaggTTTCAACGGCTGGGcggttgtaaatgaacatggtgaaactgttgactgtggttctctttcaggaggaggggctcaagtggccgagctggtcgcattgacacgagcattgcagtatggccaggggaaacgagtcaatgtttacactgacagccgttatgcatatggtgcggttcatgacttcggccctgtgtggagacgcagaggatttctaaccactgccggtctgccgatctctcatcaacagcaggtaaaagaacttatgaatgcctgtgatcttcctgcaacaggagcagttatcaaagtcactggacatgcaacggacaattctcctgaggccacaggaaaccgagctgctgacacagctgccagagatgctgcaacacggactgagacttgcgtgagtgttatggctcttgctcctcaggagagtgagacccccagagacatttttaaactctatgatgaggatgaccctgaagagatagaacaatggacaaaattaggagcgcagaaaaatgcagaaggactgtggaaat atgggttgaggcatttccactga
- the LOC127662307 gene encoding protein NYNRIN-like isoform X1: MVGYYSAPIPVSMAGQHPCLLICDCAEWAVKITEDIVTHQKVILHTRHQILKLLTNTRLGSISNQRRAKWETTLLSKNVDINIDIESAINPASLLPEEGTAHNCARLIETDSQSPLQSEPLSDAMKLFVDGSSFHEQGKGFNGWAVVNEHGETVDCGSLSGGGAQVAELVALTRALQYGQGKRVNVYTDSRYAYGAVHDFGPVWRRRGFLTTAGLPISHQQQVKELMNACDLPATGAVIKVTGHATDNSPEATGNRAADTAARDAATRTETCVSVMALAPQESETPRDIFKLYDEDDPEEIEQWTKLGAQKNAEGLWKCNKRFVCPVSARTELMSLYHGLAHAGPEKLHAMISKTWWWPRLRASCNDFCKRCLVCLNVNSSSKLKIPLGHAPRPQGPWTHLQIDFIGPLPPSGGFTYILMIVDLFSRWVEAFPLRNCTADATAKIMLNDVFPRWGLPLQIDSDQGTHFTDG; the protein is encoded by the coding sequence atggtaggctATTACTcagctcctattcctgtttcaatggcaggacagcatccgtgcctgttgatatgcgactgtgcagagtgggccgtaaagattacagaggacattgtgactcatcagaaggtgatactgcacactagacaccagattttgaaactgttaacaaacactcgtttaggctctatctctaatcaaagacgagctaaatgggagaccactctcttgagtaaaaatgtggatataaatattgacattgaatctgctatcaaccctgcctccttacttccagaagaaggaactgcacacaactgtgcccgactgatcgagacggacagccagagccctcttcaatctgaaccactttctgatgccatgaagttgttcgtggatggttccagctttcatgaacagggaaaaggTTTCAACGGCTGGGcggttgtaaatgaacatggtgaaactgttgactgtggttctctttcaggaggaggggctcaagtggccgagctggtcgcattgacacgagcattgcagtatggccaggggaaacgagtcaatgtttacactgacagccgttatgcatatggtgcggttcatgacttcggccctgtgtggagacgcagaggatttctaaccactgccggtctgccgatctctcatcaacagcaggtaaaagaacttatgaatgcctgtgatcttcctgcaacaggagcagttatcaaagtcactggacatgcaacggacaattctcctgaggccacaggaaaccgagctgctgacacagctgccagagatgctgcaacacggactgagacttgcgtgagtgttatggctcttgctcctcaggagagtgagacccccagagacatttttaaactctatgatgaggatgaccctgaagagatagaacaatggacaaaattaggagcgcagaaaaatgcagaaggactgtggaaatgtaataagcgttttgtttgtcctgtttctgctagaactgaactaatgtctttgtatcatggtttggcacatgcaggtcctgaaaaactacatgcaatgatttccaaaacctggtggtggccacgactgagggcttcttgcaatgatttttgtaagagatgtctagtatgccttaacgttaattcttcttctaagctgaaaattccattaggacatgcccctcgacctcaagggccatggacacacctccaaattgatttcataggtccactgccccctagtggaggttttacatacattctaatgattgttgatctgttttccagatgggttgaggcatttccactgagaaactgcacagcagatgcaaccgccaagattatgttgaatgacgttttcccaagatggggtttgcccttacaaattgattcagatcagggtacacattttactg
- the LOC127662307 gene encoding ribonuclease H-like isoform X5, translated as MVGYYSAPIPVSMAGQHPCLLICDCAEWAVKITEDIVTHQKVILHTRHQILKLLTNTRLGSISNQRRAKWETTLLSKNVDINIDIESAINPASLLPEEGTAHNCARLIETDSQSPLQSEPLSDAMKLFVDGSSFHEQGKGFNGWAVVNEHGETVDCGSLSGGGAQVAELVALTRALQYGQGKRVNVYTDSRYAYGAVHDFGPVWRRRGFLTTAGLPISHQQQVKELMNACDLPATGAVIKVTGHATDNSPEATGNRAADTAARDAATRTETCVLKNYMQ; from the exons atggtaggctATTACTcagctcctattcctgtttcaatggcaggacagcatccgtgcctgttgatatgcgactgtgcagagtgggccgtaaagattacagaggacattgtgactcatcagaaggtgatactgcacactagacaccagattttgaaactgttaacaaacactcgtttaggctctatctctaatcaaagacgagctaaatgggagaccactctcttgagtaaaaatgtggatataaatattgacattgaatctgctatcaaccctgcctccttacttccagaagaaggaactgcacacaactgtgcccgactgatcgagacggacagccagagccctcttcaatctgaaccactttctgatgccatgaagttgttcgtggatggttccagctttcatgaacagggaaaaggTTTCAACGGCTGGGcggttgtaaatgaacatggtgaaactgttgactgtggttctctttcaggaggaggggctcaagtggccgagctggtcgcattgacacgagcattgcagtatggccaggggaaacgagtcaatgtttacactgacagccgttatgcatatggtgcggttcatgacttcggccctgtgtggagacgcagaggatttctaaccactgccggtctgccgatctctcatcaacagcaggtaaaagaacttatgaatgcctgtgatcttcctgcaacaggagcagttatcaaagtcactggacatgcaacggacaattctcctgaggccacaggaaaccgagctgctgacacagctgccagagatgctgcaacacggactgagacttgc gtcctgaaaaactacatgcaatga